Proteins from a single region of Haloarcula laminariae:
- the glpB gene encoding glycerol-3-phosphate dehydrogenase subunit GlpB produces MAINSEVLVIGGGLAGLTSALKAAREGADVRLVSYKQSSLRHASGLVDLLGYTPDGEGPITDPYAAMGDLPEEHPYRRVGVETVRESMSLFDEVTDYRGDHTDTNALVPTHGGTVKPTARYPTGAAAGLASDDRDVLLVGLESLVDFDAPHAAAHLEAAGVPFDVRGETIRFPGDLQADAKITRYAKLLDTNGDVAVRGRKKGARDALAERVNTVRDTEERIGFPAILGDAHTDAVRAALEEKIGADVFEVPMGPPSLPGLRLEDALFEALDEAGASFETGNPVVDFDADGERIETVYIEKNGAKIPNSADQYVLATGGLVGKGIESDRESVTEPVFDCHIEHGEDRYEWFDGDAFGDHPFASFGVETDETLRPLTADSAVQFENLRAAGSVLGGYDFAAEKSGSGVSIATGYVAGENAAAEAR; encoded by the coding sequence ATGGCGATTAACTCCGAGGTGCTGGTCATCGGCGGCGGCCTCGCCGGGCTGACCAGTGCGCTAAAGGCGGCGCGCGAGGGCGCGGACGTGCGCCTGGTTTCCTACAAGCAGAGCTCGCTCCGTCACGCCTCCGGGCTGGTGGACCTGCTCGGATACACGCCCGACGGCGAGGGGCCGATAACCGACCCCTACGCCGCGATGGGCGACCTGCCCGAGGAACACCCCTACCGGCGGGTCGGCGTCGAGACCGTCCGGGAGTCGATGTCGCTGTTCGACGAGGTGACCGACTACCGGGGCGACCACACCGACACGAACGCCCTGGTGCCGACCCACGGCGGGACGGTCAAGCCGACGGCGCGCTACCCGACCGGGGCGGCCGCCGGGCTGGCAAGCGACGACCGCGACGTGTTGCTGGTTGGGCTCGAATCGCTGGTCGACTTCGACGCGCCACACGCCGCCGCCCATCTGGAGGCGGCCGGCGTCCCCTTCGACGTGCGGGGCGAGACCATCCGGTTCCCGGGCGACCTGCAGGCCGACGCGAAGATCACCCGGTACGCCAAACTGCTCGACACCAACGGCGACGTGGCCGTGCGGGGTCGCAAGAAGGGCGCCCGCGACGCGCTCGCCGAGCGGGTCAACACCGTTCGGGACACGGAGGAACGGATCGGCTTTCCGGCTATCCTCGGCGACGCCCACACCGACGCCGTGCGCGCGGCCCTGGAGGAGAAAATCGGCGCCGACGTCTTCGAGGTCCCGATGGGGCCCCCTTCGCTTCCGGGGCTCCGGCTCGAAGACGCCCTCTTCGAGGCCCTGGACGAGGCCGGCGCGAGCTTCGAGACCGGCAACCCGGTCGTCGACTTCGACGCCGACGGCGAGCGCATCGAGACGGTGTACATCGAGAAAAACGGCGCGAAGATTCCCAACAGCGCCGACCAGTACGTCCTCGCGACGGGCGGGCTGGTCGGCAAGGGCATCGAGTCGGACCGCGAGAGCGTGACGGAGCCCGTCTTCGACTGTCACATCGAACACGGCGAGGACCGTTACGAGTGGTTCGACGGCGACGCCTTCGGCGACCACCCCTTCGCCAGCTTCGGCGTCGAGACCGACGAGACCCTGCGGCCGCTGACCGCCGACAGCGCGGTCCAGTTCGAGAACCTGCGGGCGGCGGGGTCGGTGCTCGGCGGCTACGACTTCGCCGCAGAGAAATCCGGTAGCGGAGTGTCGATTGCGACAGGCTACGTGGCGGGCGAGAACGCCGCAGCGGAGGCACGATGA